CCTTGGCAGCGTCTTCGGTGATGTGCGGAGCAACGAGAATTTCGTGAATTTCAGCCATTAGCGGCCTCCTTCAAGTTCTGCGAGAGCAGCCTGAGAGATAACAACGTTGTTTGCACGAACGATATCGTAGGTGTTGACGTCAGCAACGCGAGCGCAACGGCACCAAGGGATATTGTTGGAAGACAGGTAGAGGTTAGCGTCCTTGTCGCTCACGATGAAGAGAGCGTTACGCTGTTCCAGACCAGCCTTAACGAGAACGGAAAGGAGATCCTTGGTCTTGGGAGCTGCGAAGCTGAGAGCTTCGAACACAACCACCTTACCTTCTGCAGCCTTAGCGGACAGAGCAGAGTGGAAAGCGATCTTCTTGACCTTCTTGTTCACCTTTTCGAAGTAGTCATGAGACTTAGGACCGTGAGCCTTAGCACCACGAACCCAAACTGCAGAGGTGTTCTGACCGGAACGAGCGCGGCCGGTACCCTTCTGCTTCCAAGGCTTCTGACCACCACCGCTAACGGAGGACTTGTTCTTGGTCTGAGCAGTGCCCTGACGGTTGTTGTTCAGGATAGCCTTGATATGCAAGTACATGCAAACCTTGTTGACTTCTTCCTCGAACATTGCCGGAAGCTGGATTTCATTCTTGTAGTCGCCAGTAGCGGCGAAAAGCTTTGCATTAGTAGCCATTAGTCTTTCCTCACCACGATAATGCTGTTCTTTGCACCGGGGACTGCGCCACGGACGAAGATCAGGTTGCGGTCGCCATCAACTTTAACGACCTGGAGGTGCTTAACGGTAACCTTCTTGTTACCGAACTGGCCAGCCATGCGCTTACCCGGGAAAACACGACCCGGATAGGAGTGAGCGGAAGTACCACCCGGTTCGCGCATATTGTGCGTACCATGGGAACGAGGACCGCTGTGGAAGTTGTGGCGCTTGATGGTACCAGAGAAGCCGTGACCCTTGGAGATACCGGAAACGTTGACGACCTTAGCGTCAGCGAAATCAGCAGCACCGAATTCCTTGCCTACCGGCCAGGATTCGAGATCAGCGACATCAAATTCAGCGAGGTGTTCACGAACAGCAACGTCAGCCTTCTTAAAGTGGCCGATTTCTGCCTTGTTGGCACGCTGTTCCTTCTTGAGACCAAAGCCGATCTGGACAGCAGTATAGCCGTCCTTCTCTTCTGTCTTGTGGGAAACAACCACGCACGGACCGGCTTCGAGAACCGTTACAGGAACGCATTCGCCCTGTTCCGTGAATACTTGGGTCATTCCCAATTTCTTTGCGAGAATACCGTTCATTGTTATTAAACCTTAATTTCGACTTCAACGCCTGCGGGCAAGTCAAGTTTCATGAGGGAATCTACAGTCTGCGGAGTAGCATCAAGGATGTCGATAAGACGCTTGTGCGTACGGGATTCGAACTGTTCACGAGAAGTCTTGTTAATATGCGGAGAGCGGAGCACCGTATACTTCTGGATCTTCGTCGGCAGAGGGATGGGGCCAGCAATGCGGGCACCAGTGTTCTTAGCTGTATTCACGATGTCTTGAGCAGAGCGGTCGATCATGCGATGATCGAAGCTCTTCAAGCGAATACGAATGCGTTCACCAGCCATTGTAAATTCCTTACTTGATGATTTCGGTTACAGAACCAGCACCAACGGTACGGCCACCTTCGCGGATTGCGAAGCGGAGCTGCTTTTCCATTGCGATCGGGGCAATGAGAGTGGTGTGGATGGTCACGGTGTCACCCGGGGTCACCATTTCGACACCTTCCGGCAGCTGGATGGTACCAGTAACGTCGGTAGTGCGGAAATAGAACTGGGGACGATA
Above is a genomic segment from Fibrobacter sp. UWEL containing:
- the rplD gene encoding 50S ribosomal protein L4, whose protein sequence is MATNAKLFAATGDYKNEIQLPAMFEEEVNKVCMYLHIKAILNNNRQGTAQTKNKSSVSGGGQKPWKQKGTGRARSGQNTSAVWVRGAKAHGPKSHDYFEKVNKKVKKIAFHSALSAKAAEGKVVVFEALSFAAPKTKDLLSVLVKAGLEQRNALFIVSDKDANLYLSSNNIPWCRCARVADVNTYDIVRANNVVISQAALAELEGGR
- the rpsJ gene encoding 30S ribosomal protein S10; its protein translation is MAGERIRIRLKSFDHRMIDRSAQDIVNTAKNTGARIAGPIPLPTKIQKYTVLRSPHINKTSREQFESRTHKRLIDILDATPQTVDSLMKLDLPAGVEVEIKV
- the rplC gene encoding 50S ribosomal protein L3, whose product is MNGILAKKLGMTQVFTEQGECVPVTVLEAGPCVVVSHKTEEKDGYTAVQIGFGLKKEQRANKAEIGHFKKADVAVREHLAEFDVADLESWPVGKEFGAADFADAKVVNVSGISKGHGFSGTIKRHNFHSGPRSHGTHNMREPGGTSAHSYPGRVFPGKRMAGQFGNKKVTVKHLQVVKVDGDRNLIFVRGAVPGAKNSIIVVRKD